A section of the Clostridium felsineum DSM 794 genome encodes:
- a CDS encoding lactate utilization protein, translating into MDSNVSWMIKEKIKRTMDNLEKNNMEAYLAKSTKDIIDIIDNIVLEGETVAVGGSMTLFETGVIEHIRNRNYNFLDRYKEGLNRKEIKDIFRKSFFADSYIVSTNALTENGELYNVDGNGNRVAAMLFGPDKVIVIAGINKIVKDVDEAIKRNRGISAPTNAKRLNKNTPCTKVGYCMDCKSSDRICNEYTLIKRQGERGRIKVIIVEEELGY; encoded by the coding sequence ATGGATTCAAATGTTTCGTGGATGATTAAGGAAAAAATAAAGAGAACTATGGATAATCTTGAAAAAAATAATATGGAAGCTTATTTGGCGAAAAGTACTAAGGATATAATAGATATTATTGACAACATTGTACTTGAGGGTGAGACAGTTGCAGTGGGAGGTTCTATGACACTTTTTGAAACAGGTGTAATAGAACATATAAGAAATAGAAACTATAATTTTTTGGATAGATACAAAGAGGGTTTAAATAGAAAAGAGATAAAAGATATATTTAGAAAAAGTTTTTTTGCAGATAGTTATATTGTTAGTACTAATGCTTTAACTGAAAATGGAGAATTATATAACGTAGATGGCAATGGTAATAGGGTTGCAGCGATGCTTTTTGGACCAGATAAAGTTATAGTTATTGCAGGAATAAATAAAATAGTTAAAGATGTAGATGAAGCAATTAAAAGAAATAGAGGAATTTCTGCACCAACAAACGCAAAAAGATTGAATAAAAATACTCCATGTACTAAAGTTGGGTACTGTATGGATTGTAAAAGTTCGGATAGAATTTGTAATGAATATACATTAATAAAAAGACAGGGAGAAAGGGGAAGAATTAAGGTTATTATAGTTGAAGAAGAGTTAGGTTATTAA
- a CDS encoding pyridoxamine kinase, which produces MTRTVKRVAAIHDLSGFGRASLTAIIPILSYMGIQVCPMPTAVLSTHTTDFDDYSFVDLTDNMQAFMDHWKKINLEFDAIYTGFLGSPRQVEIISEFIREFSNENTVVLIDPVMGDEGKLYQTMDNKMVESMRELIKSADIITPNFTEAAYLLNKKYDVNLDEETIKSWILELAAMGPDIVIMTSVPESKDKGVINVIVYEKRLNKFWKVTNEYIPVSYPGTGDSFASAILGRILKGDNLPEAVGRGMQFVTSAIKESYGFNYPTREGILIEKSLEVLNLPFMNGSYKLI; this is translated from the coding sequence ATGACTAGAACAGTAAAAAGAGTTGCTGCTATACATGACTTATCTGGATTTGGTAGAGCTTCTTTAACAGCTATAATTCCTATACTCTCATATATGGGAATTCAGGTTTGTCCTATGCCAACAGCGGTATTATCTACTCACACAACAGATTTTGATGATTATAGTTTTGTTGATTTAACAGATAATATGCAGGCATTTATGGATCATTGGAAAAAAATAAATTTAGAATTTGATGCTATTTATACTGGCTTTTTAGGTTCACCAAGGCAGGTTGAGATTATAAGTGAATTTATAAGAGAATTTTCTAATGAAAACACTGTTGTTTTAATTGATCCTGTTATGGGGGATGAAGGAAAGCTATATCAAACTATGGATAATAAAATGGTAGAAAGCATGAGAGAACTCATAAAAAGTGCAGATATAATAACTCCAAATTTCACTGAAGCAGCATATTTATTAAATAAAAAATACGATGTTAATTTAGATGAAGAAACTATAAAAAGTTGGATTTTAGAATTAGCAGCTATGGGACCAGATATTGTAATTATGACAAGTGTACCAGAAAGCAAAGATAAGGGAGTAATAAACGTCATAGTTTATGAAAAAAGATTAAATAAGTTTTGGAAAGTAACAAATGAATATATCCCGGTAAGTTATCCTGGTACAGGAGATAGTTTTGCTAGTGCGATACTTGGACGAATTTTAAAGGGGGATAACTTGCCAGAGGCAGTAGGTAGAGGCATGCAATTTGTAACCTCTGCTATAAAAGAAAGTTATGGATTCAATTATCCTACTCGTGAAGGTATTCTTATTGAAAAATCGCTTGAGGTATTAAATTTACCTTTTATGAATGGAAGTTATAAATTAATTTAA
- a CDS encoding radical SAM protein — translation MKEYKYIFGPIPSRRMGNSLGISPIEKRSCTYSCVYCQLGRTKNLMKEPKKFFETEDILEEFRDYLKENIAMDVVTVVGEGEPTLSYDLEELIIGLKNLTEKPVAVITNGSMLVYDRVRKALKAADIVLPSLDAGNETTFKRINRPNGKINFNDVTEALVKFSKEYRGQLWMETMIVDGFNDSTDELKEIRKILDKVRYDRLYINTPVRPPAEGYVKEPSKEKLDEAIKILKGTSIQRLSSGAFFSEIKDDFEAIKSIISRHPMNKFEVKSFLESRKCKNEEEIFDKFKRDDDIEVVEYKNYSTYRLK, via the coding sequence ATGAAGGAATATAAATATATTTTTGGACCAATACCTTCGAGAAGAATGGGAAATTCTTTAGGAATAAGTCCAATAGAAAAAAGAAGTTGTACATACTCATGTGTTTATTGTCAGCTTGGTAGAACTAAAAATTTAATGAAGGAACCTAAGAAATTTTTTGAAACAGAGGATATTTTAGAAGAATTTAGAGACTATCTTAAAGAGAATATAGCAATGGACGTTGTAACCGTAGTTGGAGAAGGAGAACCCACATTGAGTTATGATTTAGAGGAGCTGATAATTGGATTGAAAAATCTAACAGAAAAGCCGGTTGCAGTTATAACAAACGGATCAATGCTTGTTTACGACAGAGTAAGAAAGGCATTAAAAGCAGCGGATATAGTATTACCATCTCTTGATGCTGGAAATGAGACTACCTTTAAAAGGATAAATAGACCTAATGGAAAAATAAATTTTAATGATGTTACAGAGGCTCTTGTGAAATTTTCTAAGGAATATAGAGGTCAGCTTTGGATGGAAACAATGATAGTTGATGGATTTAATGATTCTACAGATGAACTTAAGGAAATAAGAAAAATACTAGATAAGGTTAGATACGATAGATTGTATATCAACACACCAGTAAGACCTCCAGCTGAAGGATATGTTAAGGAACCTTCTAAAGAAAAATTAGATGAGGCTATTAAAATCCTTAAGGGTACCTCTATACAGAGACTTTCATCTGGCGCGTTCTTTAGTGAAATAAAAGATGATTTTGAGGCCATTAAAAGTATAATATCAAGACATCCTATGAATAAATTTGAAGTTAAAAGCTTTCTTGAATCAAGGAAATGCAAAAATGAAGAAGAAATTTTTGATAAATTTAAGCGTGACGATGATATAGAAGTAGTAGAATATAAAAACTATAGTACATATAGACTTAAATAA
- a CDS encoding alpha/beta-type small acid-soluble spore protein codes for MANYNKKLVPEEKEKLNIFKMEAANDIGINLKFKYGCDLTSKEAGSIGGKIGNKKIQRYNQKYDL; via the coding sequence ATGGCAAATTATAATAAGAAATTAGTACCAGAAGAAAAAGAGAAGCTTAATATTTTTAAAATGGAGGCAGCAAATGATATTGGGATAAATTTGAAATTTAAGTATGGCTGTGATTTGACCTCAAAAGAAGCGGGGTCTATTGGTGGAAAAATTGGGAATAAGAAGATACAAAGGTATAATCAAAAGTATGATTTGTGA
- a CDS encoding glycosyltransferase family 2 protein, translated as MTNNTLKFNTINLRNKFYYKNTPYVSIVTVTNKSNYFDNIIENYNRLKYNNKELIIIFNIDNINIQHYNNYTKNLLNVRVFHIDEKYTLGYCLNFGISISRYNYIAKMDDDDYYGANYLTDEINAFNYTDAKIIGKSRYFTYFEDTNEIGINKNPTHRYVISIAGGTLLFKKDLFKHHKFRHLNVGEDVSFLRDCFKSGIKIYSVDPFNYVYIRHRSLEEHNWKVPSQLLKSQYLKLYKITDYGSIVKI; from the coding sequence ATGACTAATAATACATTAAAATTTAATACTATTAATTTAAGAAATAAATTTTATTACAAAAATACTCCTTATGTATCTATAGTGACTGTCACAAATAAATCAAACTATTTTGACAATATAATAGAAAATTATAATAGATTAAAATACAACAACAAAGAACTAATAATTATTTTTAATATAGATAACATAAATATTCAACATTATAATAATTATACAAAGAATCTTTTAAATGTAAGAGTATTTCATATAGATGAAAAATATACTTTAGGTTATTGTCTAAACTTCGGAATATCAATATCAAGATATAACTATATTGCAAAAATGGATGATGATGATTACTATGGAGCTAATTATTTAACTGATGAAATTAATGCTTTTAACTATACAGATGCCAAAATAATCGGAAAATCTAGATATTTCACATATTTTGAAGATACAAATGAAATAGGAATTAATAAAAATCCCACTCACAGATATGTTATTTCTATTGCTGGTGGAACTCTATTATTTAAAAAAGATTTATTTAAACATCATAAATTCAGACACTTAAATGTAGGCGAAGATGTTAGCTTTTTAAGGGATTGTTTTAAATCCGGTATAAAAATTTATTCTGTTGATCCCTTCAATTATGTATATATAAGACATAGATCCTTAGAGGAACATAATTGGAAAGTGCCCTCCCAACTATTAAAAAGCCAATATTTAAAGCTTTATAAAATCACTGATTATGGTAGTATAGTTAAAATATAA
- a CDS encoding potassium channel family protein encodes MHARKYKEIIYNVNSFILSLTISVILIIQLSFKLSTEVERIFNIIDNIVLIIFTIDYFTRLFLSRNKKKFFKENILDLISIIPFNSIFQGFRILRISRFLKLTQLFKFLKLFRLFSFLLKSKKHFTKFVRTNNFQYALYTTVFVLILGTIGIHFIEGLSYNNALWWSFVTITTVGYGDISPSTTLGRILASILMLVGIGFLSMLTGTISTFFLRKKTNTSYENSVLNDIKYKLDNFDELTSEDIDNIYKILKALKMPTL; translated from the coding sequence TTGCACGCTAGAAAGTATAAAGAAATAATTTATAATGTAAATTCATTTATCTTATCCTTAACTATATCAGTTATTTTAATAATACAATTATCTTTTAAATTATCTACTGAAGTAGAGCGTATATTTAATATTATAGATAATATTGTACTTATAATTTTTACAATAGACTACTTTACACGGCTTTTTCTATCAAGAAATAAAAAGAAATTTTTTAAGGAAAATATACTAGATTTAATTTCAATAATACCTTTCAACTCAATATTCCAAGGTTTTAGAATACTTCGAATATCAAGATTTTTAAAATTAACACAACTATTTAAGTTTTTAAAACTATTTAGATTATTTTCTTTTTTATTAAAGTCAAAAAAACATTTCACCAAATTTGTTAGGACAAATAATTTCCAGTATGCTCTTTATACAACAGTATTCGTATTGATTCTAGGAACTATTGGAATACATTTCATAGAAGGTCTTTCTTACAATAATGCTCTCTGGTGGAGTTTTGTTACCATAACAACTGTTGGTTATGGTGATATTTCTCCCTCAACTACCTTAGGCAGAATACTAGCTAGTATACTTATGCTTGTAGGAATAGGCTTTTTAAGCATGTTAACCGGTACTATCTCAACTTTCTTTCTTAGAAAAAAGACCAATACAAGCTATGAAAATTCCGTTTTAAATGATATTAAATATAAGTTAGATAACTTCGATGAACTAACTTCTGAAGATATTGACAACATATATAAAATATTAAAGGCACTAAAAATGCCAACATTATAA
- a CDS encoding ABC transporter ATP-binding protein: MKVFKKFIKYYKPYKFLFFTDMFCALIVSLVDLSFPIILSYLSKNFFMKNREVVLRGIIYIGIGLTVMYIVKYFCQYFIASWGHVMGAKMETDMRQDLFYHLQMLPFSYYDENNTGEMMSKLVSDLFDISELAHHGPENIFISALKILGSFVILLMINVKMTLILILVTVFMVIFSVNKNRKMQKIFFDNRKKIASVNSSVQDSLEGIRVVKSFANEAVEQKKFDASNNNYLKSKVKSYKAMGQFIAGNSLFQGMLYLSIIVSGAVFIKQGTLKISDLAVYALYINIFINPIDVLINFMEQFQKGYAGFKRFIEVIETKPNIIDKPNAEELKNVKGNIEFKNVCFRYDETHEVIHNFNIKIEKGKNVAFVGPSGGGKTTICSLLPRFYDVTEGAITIDGKDIREVTLNSLRNAIGVVQQDVYIFSGTIRDNIAYGKYGATEEEIIEAAKGANIHDYIMSLEDGYDTFVGERGVKLSGGQKQRISIARVFLKNPPILILDEATSALDNESERYIQKSLEKLSHGRTSIVIAHRLSTIRNADEIIVIKDRGIKEKGNHEELLKREGVYYYYYNMQFDGLEA, from the coding sequence ATGAAAGTATTTAAAAAGTTTATAAAATATTATAAACCATATAAATTTCTGTTTTTTACAGATATGTTTTGTGCACTTATAGTTTCTTTAGTTGATTTATCTTTTCCAATAATTTTAAGTTATCTTTCTAAGAACTTTTTTATGAAAAATAGAGAAGTGGTATTAAGAGGGATTATTTATATTGGAATAGGTCTTACAGTTATGTATATAGTGAAATATTTTTGTCAGTACTTCATAGCTTCCTGGGGACATGTTATGGGAGCTAAAATGGAAACTGATATGAGGCAAGATTTATTTTATCATCTTCAAATGCTTCCTTTTTCGTATTACGATGAGAACAATACAGGAGAGATGATGTCTAAACTTGTTTCTGATTTGTTTGATATATCAGAGCTTGCTCATCATGGACCAGAAAATATATTTATTTCAGCACTTAAGATACTTGGATCTTTTGTTATTTTACTTATGATTAATGTAAAGATGACACTTATACTTATTCTAGTAACTGTGTTTATGGTTATTTTTTCAGTAAATAAAAATAGAAAAATGCAAAAAATATTTTTTGATAACAGAAAAAAGATAGCCAGTGTAAATTCTTCAGTTCAGGATAGCCTTGAAGGAATAAGAGTTGTAAAATCTTTTGCAAATGAAGCTGTTGAACAGAAAAAATTTGATGCAAGTAATAATAACTATTTAAAATCAAAAGTTAAATCATACAAGGCAATGGGGCAATTTATAGCTGGTAATTCTCTTTTTCAAGGAATGCTTTACCTTTCAATTATAGTTTCTGGAGCTGTATTCATAAAACAAGGTACACTGAAGATTTCAGATTTAGCAGTATATGCACTTTATATAAATATATTTATCAATCCTATTGATGTACTTATAAATTTTATGGAGCAATTTCAAAAGGGATATGCTGGGTTTAAAAGATTTATTGAAGTTATTGAAACTAAACCTAATATAATTGATAAGCCTAATGCAGAAGAATTGAAAAACGTAAAGGGGAATATAGAGTTTAAAAATGTTTGTTTTAGATATGATGAAACTCATGAAGTAATTCATAATTTCAATATTAAAATAGAAAAGGGCAAAAATGTAGCTTTTGTTGGACCTTCTGGTGGGGGAAAAACTACAATATGTTCTCTTCTTCCTAGATTTTATGATGTTACAGAAGGAGCTATAACAATCGATGGAAAGGATATAAGAGAAGTTACCCTTAATTCGCTTAGAAATGCTATTGGAGTGGTACAACAGGACGTTTATATATTTTCAGGTACTATAAGGGATAATATAGCCTATGGAAAATATGGTGCAACAGAAGAAGAGATAATTGAAGCAGCAAAAGGAGCTAATATACATGATTATATAATGAGTCTTGAGGATGGATATGATACTTTTGTTGGTGAAAGAGGAGTTAAGCTTTCTGGAGGCCAAAAACAAAGAATATCTATAGCGAGAGTATTTTTGAAAAATCCGCCAATACTAATTTTAGATGAAGCAACTTCTGCGCTTGATAATGAAAGCGAAAGGTATATACAGAAGTCGTTAGAAAAGCTTTCCCATGGAAGAACAAGTATTGTTATAGCACATAGGTTAAGTACTATAAGAAATGCAGATGAAATAATTGTTATAAAAGATAGGGGAATAAAGGAAAAGGGAAATCATGAGGAACTTCTTAAAAGAGAAGGAGTTTATTATTACTATTATAACATGCAGTTTGATGGGCTTGAGGCATGA
- a CDS encoding MATE family efflux transporter, producing MTLVRKDVVKLAAPIFVEQLFVTLMGMINTMMAGHIGKEAVSAIGMIDSINNIFIAFFSALAVGGTVVVAQYIGQNNIRKANETTKQALYSTIIIAFIITIIMAIFRKPLLAFLFGNAEGQVIMDANSYFGITLLTYPLITVDLVSNGILRGAGDTKTPMKISILMNVLNVLFTALFIWGIKFNGKVIVKSMGITGAALGIATARTIGAIIILIVMVRGSRIVQLRKLTKFKFDKMLLKPIFGIGIPASVESLLFNGGKLIMQIFIVGMGTVAMASNTVVNSIGNFLNIPGNSLVIAATALVGQHMGRADDKGAEKCLSYITKLSTVLLAVVGLSSIVFSRYLPALYTGDSAIIKLSSQVLIVNALAMVIWSSAFTLPAGLKGAGDAKYTMVTSIIGMWLFRIVFGNFLGNTLKIGLLGIFLGMYTDWLVRGILYIIRFKSGKWKDHIVIKRVKTSVKI from the coding sequence ATGACTTTAGTAAGAAAAGATGTAGTTAAACTTGCAGCTCCAATTTTTGTTGAGCAGTTATTTGTAACTCTTATGGGGATGATAAATACAATGATGGCTGGTCACATAGGAAAAGAAGCCGTTTCAGCTATTGGTATGATTGATTCAATAAACAATATATTTATTGCTTTTTTTTCTGCTTTAGCAGTAGGAGGTACGGTAGTAGTTGCGCAATATATTGGACAAAATAATATAAGGAAGGCAAATGAAACTACTAAACAAGCTCTTTATTCTACTATTATTATAGCTTTTATAATAACAATTATAATGGCTATATTTAGAAAACCACTTTTGGCATTTTTATTTGGAAATGCTGAAGGGCAAGTTATAATGGATGCTAATAGCTATTTTGGAATAACGTTACTTACTTATCCTCTTATAACGGTAGATTTAGTATCTAATGGAATATTAAGAGGTGCAGGAGATACTAAGACTCCTATGAAGATTTCCATATTGATGAATGTACTAAATGTGCTTTTTACAGCTTTGTTTATATGGGGTATAAAATTTAATGGTAAAGTTATAGTAAAAAGTATGGGAATTACAGGTGCTGCATTAGGTATAGCAACAGCTAGAACTATAGGTGCAATAATTATATTAATAGTAATGGTAAGAGGCTCAAGGATAGTTCAACTTAGAAAGTTAACCAAGTTTAAATTTGATAAGATGCTTCTTAAGCCTATATTTGGTATTGGTATACCTGCTAGTGTAGAATCTCTCTTATTCAATGGTGGAAAACTTATTATGCAAATATTTATAGTGGGCATGGGCACAGTGGCTATGGCTTCTAATACTGTAGTGAATTCAATAGGCAATTTCTTGAATATACCAGGAAACTCTTTGGTTATCGCTGCTACTGCTTTGGTTGGACAACACATGGGGAGAGCTGATGACAAAGGTGCAGAAAAATGTCTCTCATATATAACCAAGTTGTCAACTGTTTTGTTAGCAGTAGTTGGTCTGTCGTCTATTGTTTTTTCAAGATACTTACCTGCACTTTATACAGGTGATAGTGCTATTATAAAATTATCATCACAAGTATTAATAGTTAATGCATTGGCAATGGTTATATGGTCTTCGGCATTTACTTTGCCAGCAGGACTTAAAGGAGCAGGAGATGCAAAATATACTATGGTGACTTCAATAATAGGGATGTGGCTTTTTAGAATAGTATTTGGAAACTTTCTTGGAAACACTTTGAAAATTGGACTTCTGGGCATTTTTCTCGGAATGTATACAGATTGGCTTGTTAGAGGAATTTTGTATATAATAAGATTTAAGAGTGGAAAGTGGAAGGATCATATTGTAATTAAGAGAGTAAAAACTTCGGTTAAAATTTAA
- the brnQ gene encoding branched-chain amino acid transport system II carrier protein, whose amino-acid sequence MKELSRRNTFFVGLLLFSMFFGAGNLIFPPFLGQVSGKYVWIAFGGFIISAVGLPILAVVIVSKSKGLYNLASHVSPTFAIIFTIIIYLSIGPFLGIPRTGSLAFTMGVQPFLPKSIISSPIPLFIYTLVYFGIAFWLSLTPSKLINRLGKILTPILLLLIFIVFIKSLITPIGPFGVPKGDYSSFPFFKGFSEGYLTMDAIAALNFGIVITYALKSLEVTGEKAIISYSIKAGLIVGALLIVIYAMLSYVGASSRIISLNAQNGGEILTNAASHLFGGSGIIILGLIFTLACLNTATGLITSCSEYFSIISKNKISYRTWAFIFAFSSMLFANVGLTNILSFSVPVLNAIYPMAMVLMLCFLLNNLFNGSKYVYILVMLFTSIFSILDSLNQTLIHSKSITNLFDILPLYTKGLGWIVPSILGFIIGYFIYLLTRNKDAIPSN is encoded by the coding sequence ATGAAAGAACTATCTAGAAGGAACACGTTTTTTGTAGGGCTATTACTTTTTTCAATGTTTTTTGGTGCTGGTAATTTAATTTTTCCTCCTTTTTTAGGACAAGTATCTGGAAAATATGTATGGATAGCTTTTGGTGGTTTTATTATTTCTGCCGTTGGACTTCCTATTTTAGCAGTAGTAATAGTATCAAAATCCAAGGGACTATATAATCTTGCAAGCCATGTAAGTCCAACCTTCGCAATAATATTTACCATAATAATTTATTTATCTATAGGACCTTTTTTAGGTATTCCAAGAACAGGAAGTTTGGCTTTTACAATGGGAGTACAGCCATTTTTGCCTAAAAGCATAATTTCTAGTCCAATCCCTCTTTTTATATATACCTTAGTGTATTTTGGAATAGCTTTTTGGCTTAGCTTAACTCCATCTAAACTAATAAATAGATTAGGAAAAATTTTAACACCTATTCTTTTACTTTTAATTTTTATTGTATTTATAAAAAGCTTAATAACTCCAATAGGACCTTTTGGAGTTCCCAAAGGAGACTACTCTTCTTTTCCTTTTTTTAAAGGTTTTTCTGAAGGATATTTAACAATGGATGCAATTGCAGCTCTTAACTTTGGAATTGTAATAACTTATGCTTTGAAATCTTTAGAAGTTACAGGAGAAAAAGCTATAATCTCTTATTCCATTAAAGCTGGCCTAATTGTTGGTGCTTTGCTTATAGTAATTTATGCAATGCTTTCATATGTTGGTGCTTCTAGTAGAATTATTTCCTTAAATGCTCAAAATGGTGGTGAAATCTTAACAAATGCTGCTTCGCACTTATTCGGTGGATCAGGAATAATAATACTTGGTTTAATTTTTACCCTTGCTTGTCTTAACACAGCAACAGGTTTAATAACTTCTTGTAGTGAATATTTTTCAATTATAAGTAAAAACAAGATATCATATAGAACCTGGGCATTTATTTTTGCTTTTTCTAGTATGCTATTTGCAAATGTAGGACTAACAAACATATTATCTTTCTCTGTCCCTGTGTTAAATGCAATTTATCCTATGGCAATGGTACTTATGCTATGCTTCTTATTGAATAATTTATTTAATGGATCAAAATATGTTTATATACTAGTAATGCTGTTCACATCCATTTTTAGTATTTTAGATTCTCTAAATCAAACTCTAATACATTCAAAGTCTATAACTAATTTATTTGATATTTTACCACTTTACACAAAGGGGCTTGGATGGATTGTACCTTCTATTTTAGGATTTATAATAGGTTATTTTATATATCTTTTAACCAGAAACAAAGATGCAATACCTTCTAACTAA
- a CDS encoding HIT family protein: MENNNCPFCSSNNFDIICENKLAFAILDKNPVNEGHTLIIPKRHFPFFFEASGEEITAMYSLLHEAKGILDIQYEPSGYNIGVNVGYYAGQTIKHMHIHLIPRYKGDVDEPKGGIINFKRSI, encoded by the coding sequence ATGGAAAATAATAATTGTCCATTTTGTAGTAGTAATAACTTTGATATAATATGCGAAAATAAATTGGCTTTTGCAATATTAGATAAAAATCCAGTAAATGAAGGACATACATTAATTATTCCTAAAAGACATTTCCCATTTTTCTTTGAAGCATCAGGGGAGGAAATTACAGCCATGTATAGTCTTTTGCATGAGGCAAAGGGAATTTTAGATATTCAATATGAACCCTCTGGTTACAATATAGGAGTAAATGTTGGATATTATGCAGGACAGACGATAAAGCATATGCATATACATTTAATACCTAGATATAAGGGTGATGTTGATGAGCCTAAAGGTGGAATCATAAATTTTAAGAGAAGTATATAG
- a CDS encoding DUF434 domain-containing protein: MDLNKNLRIGTRGVDPLDKRFFSEKEISRLKKAQEEVFWLLNRGYNMNSVINLIGNHYQFSLRQRQALRRSTSPEYSVNLRKSKLLSPSNLSHKKLHIDGFNLIITLEVAFSKGILIVGNDSVIRDIAGIQGSYRLIDKTDMALNSIIKTCKTLGLYEINFLLDSPVSNSGRLKERILKHFSKENFNVTVDLVPNADIVLYNLDNVVTSDSIILDKCKSWINLSNEIIVDNIPNAHLIHLNTIPNL; the protein is encoded by the coding sequence TTGGACTTAAATAAAAATTTAAGAATTGGAACAAGAGGTGTAGATCCTTTAGATAAAAGATTTTTCTCCGAAAAAGAAATTTCAAGATTAAAAAAAGCTCAGGAGGAAGTTTTTTGGCTTTTAAATAGAGGTTATAATATGAATTCCGTAATAAATTTAATTGGTAATCACTATCAATTTTCCTTACGCCAAAGGCAAGCACTTAGGCGTTCAACTTCTCCTGAATATAGCGTTAATCTACGGAAATCAAAATTACTCTCTCCTTCAAATTTATCACATAAAAAATTACATATAGATGGTTTCAATTTAATAATAACCTTGGAAGTTGCCTTTTCTAAGGGAATTTTAATTGTAGGAAATGATTCTGTAATAAGGGATATCGCCGGAATACAAGGCAGTTATAGACTCATAGATAAAACCGATATGGCACTTAATTCTATAATTAAAACCTGTAAAACTCTAGGATTATACGAAATTAATTTTCTACTAGATTCTCCAGTTTCAAATTCTGGTAGACTAAAGGAAAGAATCTTAAAGCATTTTTCAAAGGAAAACTTCAATGTAACTGTCGATTTAGTTCCCAATGCAGATATAGTTCTTTATAACCTTGATAATGTAGTTACTTCAGATTCAATAATACTTGACAAATGCAAAAGCTGGATAAACTTATCTAATGAAATAATTGTGGATAATATTCCTAATGCACATTTAATACACCTTAATACAATACCAAACTTATAG
- a CDS encoding ketopantoate reductase family protein gives MLNRINNISIVGMGAVGCAFGKKLYDLNPENFKVIVDDKRKERYIKNGFRINGVKYDFKYVSPSDDLEKDDLIIIAVKYSQLKEAMDQIRNYVGENTIILSFLNGISSEEEIGKVYGMDKLLHSFCAVDAVRKGNEVYTSDKGKVIFGQKENENKYEKIELVKKLFNSAKINYEVPDNIVYAMWSKFMLNASINPVSALLKANYRVFQENKYARDIMLSVMMEVIKLSEKIGINLKIEETNKWLKVLDQCEPQGKTSMYQDILMGRKTEIDMLSGVVCNLGEKYGIDTPVSKTLFNMIKAIE, from the coding sequence ATGTTGAATAGGATAAATAATATATCAATAGTAGGCATGGGAGCAGTTGGTTGTGCCTTTGGAAAAAAGTTGTATGATTTAAACCCTGAAAATTTTAAGGTTATAGTTGATGATAAGAGAAAAGAAAGATATATAAAAAATGGATTTCGTATAAATGGTGTTAAGTACGATTTTAAATATGTATCACCCAGTGATGATTTAGAAAAAGATGATTTGATTATAATTGCTGTAAAGTATAGTCAACTAAAAGAAGCCATGGATCAGATACGAAATTATGTTGGCGAAAATACTATAATACTTTCTTTTCTAAATGGAATTAGTAGCGAGGAAGAGATAGGCAAAGTATACGGTATGGATAAATTACTCCATTCATTTTGTGCAGTTGATGCTGTGAGAAAAGGAAATGAGGTGTATACCTCAGATAAGGGAAAAGTAATATTTGGCCAAAAAGAAAATGAGAATAAGTATGAAAAAATAGAATTAGTTAAAAAATTATTTAATAGTGCTAAAATAAATTATGAAGTACCTGATAATATAGTTTATGCTATGTGGTCCAAATTCATGCTAAATGCTAGCATAAATCCTGTGTCAGCACTGCTTAAAGCAAATTATAGGGTGTTTCAAGAAAATAAATATGCACGAGATATAATGCTTTCAGTCATGATGGAGGTAATTAAGCTATCAGAAAAAATTGGGATTAACTTAAAAATTGAGGAAACTAACAAGTGGTTAAAGGTATTAGATCAATGTGAACCACAAGGAAAAACATCAATGTATCAAGATATATTGATGGGAAGAAAAACCGAAATAGATATGTTATCAGGAGTTGTTTGTAATTTAGGTGAAAAGTATGGAATTGATACTCCTGTTAGTAAGACTCTTTTTAATATGATAAAAGCAATTGAATAA